In a single window of the Delftia tsuruhatensis genome:
- a CDS encoding amino acid permease, giving the protein MPAFEDIVQREAGLQQQLSAGQMTMIAIGGAVGTGLFLGSGFAIGFAGPSVLISYAIGAVISLLLMGCLAEMTVAHPTSGSFGAYAEHYVSPLAGFVVRYAYWACVVLAVGTEVTAVGLYMGYWFPEVPRWAWVVIFSGALIGVNMMSVKAFGAVEYSFSMVKIVAIAAFIVIGAWVVFGARPEGVGFANYVDNGGFFPKGLWGTWVGVIIAIFSYLSIEMIAVAAGEAKDPQRAVTSAFRSTMVRLVVFYLATIALMLAIVPWAAAGKEGSPFVKVMEIIGLPGAASVVNFVVLVAALSAMNSQLYITTRMMFSLSRAGHAPAVLGRVNARGVPLPALLLSCLGIAVATLFNIINPEQSFMLMMAVAMFGAMFTWFMIFVTHLFFRRRWVRQGNAPLAFRMWGFPVLTLLGAGLMLAALVSTLFTDVFRLTVLTGLPFLLLLVAAYALWYRKPPAQLAPQGR; this is encoded by the coding sequence CTGGGCAGCGGATTCGCCATCGGCTTCGCCGGGCCCAGCGTGCTGATCAGCTATGCCATCGGCGCGGTGATATCGCTGCTGCTCATGGGTTGCCTGGCCGAGATGACGGTGGCCCACCCGACCTCCGGCTCCTTCGGCGCCTATGCCGAGCACTACGTCAGCCCGCTGGCCGGATTCGTGGTGCGCTATGCCTACTGGGCCTGCGTGGTGCTGGCCGTGGGCACCGAAGTGACGGCCGTGGGCCTGTACATGGGCTACTGGTTCCCCGAGGTGCCGCGCTGGGCCTGGGTGGTCATCTTCTCGGGCGCGCTGATCGGCGTGAACATGATGAGCGTCAAGGCCTTCGGCGCCGTGGAGTACAGCTTCTCCATGGTCAAGATCGTCGCCATCGCGGCCTTCATCGTGATCGGCGCCTGGGTGGTCTTCGGCGCGCGCCCCGAGGGCGTGGGCTTTGCCAACTATGTCGACAACGGCGGCTTCTTTCCCAAGGGCCTGTGGGGCACCTGGGTGGGCGTGATCATCGCCATCTTCAGCTACCTGAGCATCGAGATGATCGCCGTGGCCGCGGGCGAGGCCAAGGACCCGCAGCGCGCCGTCACCAGCGCCTTCCGCTCGACCATGGTGCGCCTGGTGGTGTTCTACCTGGCCACCATCGCGCTGATGCTGGCCATCGTGCCCTGGGCCGCGGCCGGCAAGGAGGGCAGCCCCTTCGTCAAGGTGATGGAGATCATCGGCCTGCCCGGTGCCGCCAGCGTGGTCAACTTCGTGGTGCTGGTGGCCGCCCTGTCGGCCATGAACAGCCAGCTCTACATCACCACCCGCATGATGTTCAGCCTCTCGCGCGCCGGCCATGCGCCCGCCGTGCTGGGCCGCGTGAATGCACGCGGCGTGCCGCTGCCCGCGCTGCTGCTGTCCTGCCTGGGCATCGCCGTGGCCACCCTGTTCAACATCATCAACCCCGAGCAATCCTTCATGCTGATGATGGCCGTGGCCATGTTCGGCGCCATGTTCACCTGGTTCATGATTTTCGTGACCCACCTGTTCTTTCGCAGGCGCTGGGTGCGCCAGGGCAACGCGCCGCTGGCCTTTCGCATGTGGGGCTTTCCCGTGCTGACCCTGCTGGGCGCGGGCCTGATGCTGGCCGCCCTGGTGTCCACGCTGTTCACCGACGTGTTCCGCCTGACCGTGCTGACCGGCCTGCCCTTCCTGCTGCTGCTGGTCGCCGCCTATGCGCTGTGGTATCGCAAGCCGCCAGCGCAGCTTGCACCCCAGGGCCGGTGA